One Malania oleifera isolate guangnan ecotype guangnan chromosome 10, ASM2987363v1, whole genome shotgun sequence genomic region harbors:
- the LOC131165371 gene encoding ras-related protein Rab11C-like: MAYKVDQEYDYLFKIVLIGDSGVGKSNILSRFTRNEFCLESKSTIGVEFATRTLQVEGKTVKAQIWDTAGQERYRAITSAYYRGAVGALLVYDITKRQTFENVQRWLRELRDHADSNIVIMMAGNKSDLNHLRAVPEDDAQVLAEKEGLSFLETSALEALNVEKAFQTILLEIYHIISKKALAAQEAAATTGIPGQGTTIKIGDLSGNNKRTCCSN; this comes from the exons ATGGCGTATAAGGTCGATCAAGAGTACGACTACCTCTTCAAGATCGTATTGATCGGGGACTCAGGTGTGGGAAAATCCAATATTCTTTCCAGGTTTACGAGAAACGAGTTCTGCTTAGAGTCTAAATCCACCATTGGTGTCGAATTTGCAACGAGGACTCTGCAG GTAGAGGGGAAGACAGTTAAGGCACAAATATGGGACACAGCAGGTCAGGAGAGATACCGTGCAATCACTAGTGCTTACTACAGAGGTGCTGTTGGTGCACTTTTGGTTTATGACATAACAAAAAGGCAAACATTTGAGAATGTCCAAAGGTGGCTTCGTGAATTGAGGGACCATGCTGATTCCAATATCGTTATTATGATGGCTGGGAACAAGTCTGACCTGAATCACTTAAGGGCAGTCCCTGAAGATGATGCTCAGGTCTTGGCTGAGAAAGAAGGGCTCTCATTCCTTGAAACATCAGCATTGGAAGCTCTTAATGTTGAAAAGGCTTTCCAGACCATTTTGTTGGAGATTTACCACATTATAAGCAAGAAGGCACTAGCAGCGCAGGAGGCCGCTGCCACTACTGGGATTCCTGGTCAAGGCACTACAATTAAAATTGGGGACCTTTCAGGTAATAACAAGAGAACTTGTTGTTCTAATTAA